The stretch of DNA TGCCTGTTCATAGGCCTGGCGGGCTTCTTCTTCACTCATATAAAGACGTGCTCGAAGATCACTGTACAGGGCTGACTCACCTTCAACCTCTGCCAGCCGGCCGATCGCCCAGGTGTAATTGCGTTCAATGCGGGGGAAATCATCTTCAGCCTGAGCGTAGAGGAAACCAAACACAACATCGGCGTCGGTTGCGCCATAGATATGTGCCACGCCAAAGTCATCCCGCACAATCTCCACCCGCTCGGCCCGGGCCTGCAGACGTTGCTGCTCGGTCAATGGTGCCGGATTTGAGTCGTCCGTTTGCGGTAAGCAGGCTGCCAGAAATACAAGCAACACCGCCAGCGTAATAAAGTTAAAAAGCTGTCGTGTCAGTTGCATAGGTGCTCCATGTTGTCATATGTGTTTTTATTTATGTCAGTTCAGTGTGCATCAGCGAGAGACGCGTTCAGTAAGCCAGTAACTGATAAATCCCAGCACAATGACTGCCAATGCAATGGCGGCCTCCTGCGGCCGGTTCAGCGTAATGAAAGTCAGTGTCCAGATGACTATGGTACTGTAGATCAGTGGTGGCATGGGGTACAGCCATGTACGGTAGCCACTGTCGCCCTCCTGCTGATCTTTGCCTTGTCGGAAACGCAGCACAAACACGCCCAGTACGGTTGCCAGTGAGCTCAGCCCCAGAATAAAGCCGGAGAAAACCAGGATTGATTCAAATGTTGAGGTGATAATGAATAATACAGTCAGCGCTGCCTGAGTATAGATTGCGATTCGCGGCACACCATCGGCGTGACGAATAGACAGCCGATGGAACAAGCGGAAGTCCTCCCCCATGACCTGCAGAACCCGCGGACCTGCCATCAGCATGGCACTGACCGTGGAAATCAGCAGCAACGACAAGACTCCGCCCATCACCAATGCGCCGGTCTGGCCGAATGTCTGCTGCGCTACAATGACCCCGACCTCAATGCGTCCCTCCAGCATTTCCATGGGGACGGCGTACAGAAATGTGGCATTGAGGGCCAGATACAACACAATAACAACACTCGTTCCGGCTATCAGCACCAGCGGCACCGAGCGCCCCGGGTTGTCGACTTCGCCGGTGATATAGGTCGCCGCATTCCAGCCCGTGTAAGCGTAGTTGACGTAGATCAGTGCGACGGCAAATGCGCCGCTGGTCAACAAGGCGCCATCGCCTGCGTCCGGCAGAAAGTGGACAGCCTGAGGCTCAGATACGGTAGCACTGACGATCAGCACAAAACCGATGATCAGTATTATCTTGATGAGGGTGAACCAGTTCTGAAGGCCGCCGCTGGCCTTGTGATTGCGCCCATGGGTATAGGCAACCACCAATACCAGCGCCAGGGCCAGCGCCATGCGATTGAGTTCAACACCGGTCAAAGCCGAGTCCAGGTAGGCGGCAAAGGTCATGGCGGCCAATGCGGTGGGTGCGGCAAATCCAACGGTCAGTGATACCCAGCCAGACACAAAGCCGATCGACGGATGATAGATGCGGCTGAGAAAATTATACTCGCCACCCGAACGTGGCAGGCGCGCTGCCAGTTCCGCATAGGTCAGAGCTCCGCAAAGTGCTGCAATACCGCCGACCAGCCACAGCATAAGCAGCACGAATGTGGACTTGATGTCGATGATCTGATAGCCAAGACTGGTGAAAACACCGGTGCCAATCATATTGGCGATCACCACGGCAATCGCGGTGCTGGCTTTATAGCTGCCCTGGCTGGTGTGTGTCATTTTATGGCGCCATGGTTTATCTTGTAATGATTCGAAGTATGAGGGTATCCGAATTTATGTCCAGTGAAAATTCCAGTCTTTTCGAACGTGTCAGCGACGTTAAAACCTTTGGTGGACGTCAGATTCGTGTGCGGCACCAATCTGCAGTATTGAACTGTGAGATGCATTTTTCAGTGTTCCTGCCGCCGGCGGCAACCGATGATACAAAGGTGCCAAGCGTGTATTTCCTCTCAGGTTTGACCTGCAGCGACGAGAACTTCAGCACCAAGGCGGGGGCGCAGCGCGTGGCGGCTGAGCTGGGGCTGGCACTGGTGATTCCGGACACCAGTCCGCGTGGAGATGCAGTGGCCGATGATGAGTCTTATGATCTGGGCCAGGGGGCCGGATTCTATTTGAACGCGACCCAGGCACCCTGGTCAGAACACTATCGCATGTATGACTATATCACCGAGGAGTTGCCAACCCTGGTCGACGCTCACTTTCCTGTGACAGAGCGGAAAGCCATCAGTGGTCACTCCATGGGCGGTCACGGCGCTATTTCGATTGCATGCAAGTTACCAAAGCAATACAGCTCAGTATCCGCGTTTTCGCCTATTGTTAACCCGATGGTCTGTCCCTGGGGCGAAAAGGCCTTTACGCACTATCTGGGTGCCGAGCGAAGCACCTGGGCAGAGTACGATAGTGTTGAGCTGCTTCGGTCGAGGGGACTGGATCTGCCTCTGCTGGTCGATCAGGGCAGCGCTGATGGTTTTTTAGAAGAGCAATTGTTGACGGACAATCTGGTCGCCGTCAGTAAACATCTGGATCATGTCCAGATTCGTATGCAGACTGGTTATGATCATAGCTATTATTTTATTGCCACCTTCATAGAAGCTCATTTGCGCTTTCATGCGCAGCATCTGTCTGCATAGGTGGTAATTCGGCTTTGCTGAACTGAATGAAACTGAATTGAACGAGCTTGGGAGATATTGTCATGAAAACACGGGCAGCTGTGGCTTTTGCAGCCGGCAAACCTTTGGAAATCATCGAGGTTGATCTGGAGGGACCCCGGGCGGGTGAAGTCCTGGTGGAGTTAAAAGCCACTGGCGTCTGTCACACCGACGCATTCACATTGTCCGGCGACGATCCCGAGGGTGCCTTTCCGGCCATTCTGGGACACGAAGGTGCGGGGGTTGTTGTAGAAGTCGGTCCTGGCGTCAAGTCACTGAAACCCGGCGATACGGTGATCCCGTTGTATACGCCAGAATGTCGGGAATGCGAGTACTGTCTGCATCCCAAAACCAATCTCTGTCAGTCGATTCGCAGCACCCAGGGTCAGGGCCTGATGCCTGATGGCACCAGTCGATTCTCGCTGGATGGTAAACCCATTCTGCATTACATGGGCTGTTCGACTTTCTCCAACTACACGGTACTGCCGGAGATTGCCCTGGCAAAAATTCGCAGCGATGCACCGCTGGACAAGGTGTGTTATATCGGTTGCGGCGTGACCACAGGGGTTGGCGCTGTCATTTTTGATGCCAAGGTGGAGCCTGGCTCGCGCGTTGTTGTATTCGGTTTGGGCGGAATAGGTCTCAATGTAATACAGGCGGCACGTCTGGTGGGTGCCCGACAGATTATCGGCGTTGACATTAATCCGGCTAAAGTGGAGTTGGCGCGCAAGTTTGGCATGACTGATTTTATCAATCCCAAAGAGGTCGACAATGTCGTAGAAGCCATCGTGGATCTGACTCATGGAGGCGCTGATTACACCTTCGAATGCATCGGTAACGTCAACACCATGCGCCAGGCGCTGGAAGCCTGCCACAAGGGCTGGGGCGAATCCATCATCATTGGTGTCGCCGGTGCAGGCCAGGAAATCTCCACCCGGCCGTTCCAGCTGGTAACCGGTCGGGTCTGGCGCGGCAGCGCATTTGGTGGCGCACGCGGCCGTACGGATGTGCCCACAATCGTTGACTGGTACATGGAAGGGCGTCTCAACATTGACGATCTGATCACGCATACCATGCCGCTGGAAAAGATCAATGACGCCTTCGATCTGATGCACGAAGGTAAGTCAATCCGCAGCGTCGTGTTGTATTGACAGCCTGGCTTCACTGACAGCACTTGTCGGCGACGGGAGCAGCGGAGGCGTCCTCCTCAAGTTTTCGTCGCTCCTTTCTCCGCTGCTCCCGTCGCCTGGATTTGATTGTAGTGCCGCGCCCGGCGCTACGTCGGGAAGGCGCCAAAACCGGTAGGCACTGCGCTAGCGGGCAAACCGCAGTATTTCAACCGAACGATTGCTCCTCGTTTCGTATTGCTACACATTTTTGGTTAACTTCGAACAGCCGCTCAGGCTAGAATCCGCGCTCTGTTTTGAACACAAGAATTGTCCCGAGGGGGGAACAGCATGGATTCGGCAGGTATTACGATCATCGCCTACCTGGTTGTGGTTACATTGGTTGGCATGTATCTGACCAGGCGTAGCGACAGTTCGGATGACTGGGCAATTGGTGGCGGTGGCATGGGCTTGTGGCTTATCGCGGCGGGCATTGCCGGGACGCGTATCGGCGGTGCCGGCACATACGGGGTTGCCGGCGATACCATGAGCACAGGCGTTTGGAATATGTGGTATGGCGTCAATTCCTTTCTGGCGTTGGCGCTGGTGGGGGTCTTTTTTGCGGTGCCATACCGGCGATTGCGCCTGACCACTATTGGCGAGCTGTTTGTGCGTCGTCATGGCAGCTTGCGTAATGGCAGGCTCACCAGTCTGTGCGTGCAAACCGAATATCTGATAATCAATATTCTGGAGCCCTTGTTGATAGGCATCATTATCAGCGCTGTGTTTGGTATAAACCGGGAAGTGGCCATCATGCTGGGTGCGCTGATTATTATCAGCTCCACAACCCTTTCCGGGCTGCGCGGCGCCTCAGCCACCAATGTCATTCACGTTGTCGTGGTAACCTTCGGTCTGCTTTCCGTTGCGATTCTGGCCGGCGCTGAGCTGGGCGGTCCCAGCGGAATCAAACAGAAAGTAGACGCTGCTCTGATGAATTCGGACGTGGAACCAGCCAGTTGGTGGAGTTTTATTGGTCTGGGCTGGTTCCCCATTATCGCCATGTTCTTTTCGGCAGTGATTCATACGCCGGCTGCATCTGTTTACGTGAATTATTCAAGTTCGGCGCGCAAAGAAAGTTTGCTTGTTCCCGCGTTCCTGCTGGCCGGTCTGCTGGCCGCTTTGATGCCGGTATTGGCGTCCATTATCGGCATAGAAGCAGTGGCCAGGTACGGAACCGATAGTGGTATTACAAGCTATGCCACCATAACCCGTATCGCAACCGACACCGGACCCATTGTGGGCGGCATTGCGTTGGCAGCGGTACTCGCGGCACTTATCTCCTCAGGAGGCCCGATTCTGCTGTCCAGCGCTACATTGTTTGTAAACGACTGGATTCCGGGCTCAAAGGACTATACTCCTGCCCGCAAATTGAAAAACTATCGTATCACCAGCATCATTTACGGGCTGTTTGCCGGTGCGCTTGCCTGTGTGCTACCAATCAGTTCTGTGCTGGAGCTGCTGCTGCTTGGTTTCGCGATGGTTGTGCCTCCTGCATTAGCCATCGGCTTTATATTCTATTGGCGTAAAACGACAGAGCAGGGAGTGTTCTGGGGTATTGCCAGCGGATACGGTCTGGGCCTGGTCGGTTGGGCTGCCAATACTTTCATCTTTCATCTGGAAACAGATGTTGCTGCGTATTTCACGACACTGGTACCGATTGTTGTGATACCACTGGTGTCATTGATGACGCAGTCAGACCAGAATGTGCATGGAGAGCATGTTGACGGTTTCTATCAGGCATTGAAGACGCCAGTACCTTGACGACCTGCTGCCCGGTCGCATCTGTCCGGGGCAGCTGCTGTGGCGTGCAGGTTTTAGTGCGTATCAGGAATCAGTTCGCTGATTGGTTTGTCCGGATTGGCGCGCAGGTGACTGATCAACTGCTGCTGGGATCCAAAGCGATGACTGTCAAAACGAGGAAGGTGCTTTTCGACGGGCGGCGCAAGGACCTTGTTTAGCTGATCACGTAACCGTGTCAGATCGTGTACCGGGATTTTTCCCTGGCCGATCAGCTCGAGCAGTCGATCCTGCAGAACGTGGAAGGATAGATCGGTAGATTTGTTTGAGCGCGCGTTCTGAGACAGTCGGTACCAATAACGACTCAAAGCTGGCTGTGCGGGTGTCTCAGCCAGCTTTGCAGTCAGTGAGTCCGCCAGTCGCAAAAAGTGTCGGCATGACGGATCAGTCTCCGGAAACAGCGCGACCGGAGACTGCATGGTTACTGCGGCGCGCAGACTTTCGTCCTGCAATATGTAGCCCGCATAGCTGACATTGACGCCGATATATTTGCTGACAGCCCCGGCAAAACGCGTATAAACCTCCCGGGCCTGCTTAACATGACTGCACATATTCACGATAACATGATAGTTACGACGTCGGCCTTTCCGGCGCAGCACTTTGATCAGAGAAAAGGCATCAGTCAACGAAGTAGGTTCAGTGGTAATAACCAGCAGGGTGTGTTGAGCAGACAGAATGAAGCTTAAGGTACTGTCAGCCATACCTGCGGCTGTGTCTATAAGCAGGTAATCAAACTGGCGTTCGATGTCTGCCAATTGTTTTGCCAGTTTTACTTGTGCCCTGCTGCTGAGATCTGCACATTGCTCAATGCCGTTAGCGCCAGGGATCACTTTAAGCCCGTGCGGTGCGGATAACATGATGTCGTTGACTTTCATGTCAGAAAGCACAACATGCTCCAATCCATAAGTCGGTTTCAGACCCATCAGGATGTTGACGTTAGCCATGCCGGCGTCGGCATCAAACAGGCAGACCCTGTGGTTGGCGCGCGACAGGGCAAGGCCCAGATTCACGGCGATGCTGGACTTGCCTACACCACCTTTGCCGCTGCAGATGGCGATAACGTGAGAGGTATGCTCAGGGCGCATGGATTACAAGTATCATATATTTATTCATTTTTGCCTATCATAACTGAAT from Pseudohongiella spirulinae encodes:
- a CDS encoding APC family permease, coding for MTHTSQGSYKASTAIAVVIANMIGTGVFTSLGYQIIDIKSTFVLLMLWLVGGIAALCGALTYAELAARLPRSGGEYNFLSRIYHPSIGFVSGWVSLTVGFAAPTALAAMTFAAYLDSALTGVELNRMALALALVLVVAYTHGRNHKASGGLQNWFTLIKIILIIGFVLIVSATVSEPQAVHFLPDAGDGALLTSGAFAVALIYVNYAYTGWNAATYITGEVDNPGRSVPLVLIAGTSVVIVLYLALNATFLYAVPMEMLEGRIEVGVIVAQQTFGQTGALVMGGVLSLLLISTVSAMLMAGPRVLQVMGEDFRLFHRLSIRHADGVPRIAIYTQAALTVLFIITSTFESILVFSGFILGLSSLATVLGVFVLRFRQGKDQQEGDSGYRTWLYPMPPLIYSTIVIWTLTFITLNRPQEAAIALAVIVLGFISYWLTERVSR
- the fghA gene encoding S-formylglutathione hydrolase, with translation MRVSEFMSSENSSLFERVSDVKTFGGRQIRVRHQSAVLNCEMHFSVFLPPAATDDTKVPSVYFLSGLTCSDENFSTKAGAQRVAAELGLALVIPDTSPRGDAVADDESYDLGQGAGFYLNATQAPWSEHYRMYDYITEELPTLVDAHFPVTERKAISGHSMGGHGAISIACKLPKQYSSVSAFSPIVNPMVCPWGEKAFTHYLGAERSTWAEYDSVELLRSRGLDLPLLVDQGSADGFLEEQLLTDNLVAVSKHLDHVQIRMQTGYDHSYYFIATFIEAHLRFHAQHLSA
- a CDS encoding S-(hydroxymethyl)glutathione dehydrogenase/class III alcohol dehydrogenase, with amino-acid sequence MKTRAAVAFAAGKPLEIIEVDLEGPRAGEVLVELKATGVCHTDAFTLSGDDPEGAFPAILGHEGAGVVVEVGPGVKSLKPGDTVIPLYTPECRECEYCLHPKTNLCQSIRSTQGQGLMPDGTSRFSLDGKPILHYMGCSTFSNYTVLPEIALAKIRSDAPLDKVCYIGCGVTTGVGAVIFDAKVEPGSRVVVFGLGGIGLNVIQAARLVGARQIIGVDINPAKVELARKFGMTDFINPKEVDNVVEAIVDLTHGGADYTFECIGNVNTMRQALEACHKGWGESIIIGVAGAGQEISTRPFQLVTGRVWRGSAFGGARGRTDVPTIVDWYMEGRLNIDDLITHTMPLEKINDAFDLMHEGKSIRSVVLY
- a CDS encoding sodium:solute symporter family protein → MDSAGITIIAYLVVVTLVGMYLTRRSDSSDDWAIGGGGMGLWLIAAGIAGTRIGGAGTYGVAGDTMSTGVWNMWYGVNSFLALALVGVFFAVPYRRLRLTTIGELFVRRHGSLRNGRLTSLCVQTEYLIINILEPLLIGIIISAVFGINREVAIMLGALIIISSTTLSGLRGASATNVIHVVVVTFGLLSVAILAGAELGGPSGIKQKVDAALMNSDVEPASWWSFIGLGWFPIIAMFFSAVIHTPAASVYVNYSSSARKESLLVPAFLLAGLLAALMPVLASIIGIEAVARYGTDSGITSYATITRIATDTGPIVGGIALAAVLAALISSGGPILLSSATLFVNDWIPGSKDYTPARKLKNYRITSIIYGLFAGALACVLPISSVLELLLLGFAMVVPPALAIGFIFYWRKTTEQGVFWGIASGYGLGLVGWAANTFIFHLETDVAAYFTTLVPIVVIPLVSLMTQSDQNVHGEHVDGFYQALKTPVP
- a CDS encoding MinD/ParA family protein: MRPEHTSHVIAICSGKGGVGKSSIAVNLGLALSRANHRVCLFDADAGMANVNILMGLKPTYGLEHVVLSDMKVNDIMLSAPHGLKVIPGANGIEQCADLSSRAQVKLAKQLADIERQFDYLLIDTAAGMADSTLSFILSAQHTLLVITTEPTSLTDAFSLIKVLRRKGRRRNYHVIVNMCSHVKQAREVYTRFAGAVSKYIGVNVSYAGYILQDESLRAAVTMQSPVALFPETDPSCRHFLRLADSLTAKLAETPAQPALSRYWYRLSQNARSNKSTDLSFHVLQDRLLELIGQGKIPVHDLTRLRDQLNKVLAPPVEKHLPRFDSHRFGSQQQLISHLRANPDKPISELIPDTH